A single genomic interval of Celeribacter indicus harbors:
- a CDS encoding FAD binding domain-containing protein, whose product MRPFDYHRASTAGDAGQAARRGGTFIAGGTNILDLMKIQVMTPERLVDITRLEGLDEITQNEEELRIGALVTNADCAANAQVRARHPLLSRAILAGASQQIRNKATTGGNLLQRTRCPYFYDVATACNKRAPGTGCAAQGGIGRMLAVFGISDSCLAAHPSDMAVALRALDATVEIEGPDGASRCVGLGDLYRLPGDRPDAETTLGDGELITAVTLPRQGAGHRQVYRKVRDRASYAFALVSVAASARIEAGRIAEISLAFGGIASQPWRDPDLEASLTGETPDEELFREVATRFTDVTAPHPDTAFKLPLLRRTLRSVLADVTGLSGTESSIDETKG is encoded by the coding sequence ATGAGACCGTTCGACTATCACCGCGCGAGTACCGCAGGCGATGCCGGCCAGGCCGCGCGCAGGGGCGGAACCTTCATCGCCGGGGGCACGAATATTCTCGATCTCATGAAGATCCAGGTCATGACGCCGGAGCGGCTCGTGGACATCACCCGTCTCGAGGGGCTCGACGAAATCACCCAGAACGAGGAGGAGCTGAGGATCGGCGCCCTCGTCACCAATGCCGACTGTGCCGCCAACGCACAGGTCCGGGCGCGGCATCCGCTGCTCAGCCGGGCCATTCTCGCCGGGGCCTCGCAACAGATCCGCAACAAAGCGACGACGGGAGGCAACCTGCTCCAGCGCACGCGCTGCCCCTATTTCTACGACGTCGCGACGGCCTGCAACAAACGCGCGCCGGGCACGGGCTGTGCCGCGCAGGGCGGCATCGGTCGCATGCTTGCCGTCTTCGGCATCTCCGACAGCTGCCTCGCCGCACATCCTTCCGACATGGCGGTCGCGCTCCGGGCACTCGATGCCACCGTCGAGATCGAAGGCCCCGATGGCGCCTCCCGCTGCGTTGGCCTCGGCGACCTCTACCGTCTGCCGGGCGATCGCCCGGATGCGGAGACGACGCTCGGAGACGGCGAATTGATCACGGCCGTGACATTGCCCCGGCAAGGGGCGGGCCACCGGCAGGTCTATCGGAAAGTGCGGGATCGTGCCTCCTACGCCTTCGCGCTCGTCTCCGTCGCCGCGAGCGCCCGCATCGAAGCCGGACGGATCGCGGAGATCTCGCTGGCCTTCGGCGGCATCGCATCGCAGCCCTGGCGCGACCCGGATCTCGAGGCGTCGCTGACGGGCGAGACCCCGGACGAAGAGCTGTTTCGCGAGGTCGCCACACGCTTCACCGATGTGACAGCCCCGCATCCCGACACTGCGTTCAAGCTGCCGCTCCTGCGCCGGACCCTCCGGAGTGTCCTGGCCGACGTGACCGGGCTTTCGGGCACCGAAAGCAGCATTGACGAGACGAAAGGCTGA